The Osmerus eperlanus chromosome 7, fOsmEpe2.1, whole genome shotgun sequence genome includes a region encoding these proteins:
- the aicda gene encoding single-stranded DNA cytosine deaminase translates to MNHKRPKCLNISLLLSVLLAQKKFIYHYKNMRWARGRHETYLCFVIKRRVGPDSLSFDFGHLRNRTGCHVELLFLRHLGALCPGLWGTGGAGGGVRLSYSITWFCSWSPCSACSHRLSDFLSRTPNLRLRIFVSRLYFCDPEDSLEREGLRMLKRAGVNITVMSYKDYFYCWETFVARRKTGFKAWDGLHHNSVRLARKLYRILQPCETEDLRDAFTLLGL, encoded by the exons ATGAATCATAAGCGG CCCAAATGTTTGAACATTTCACTCCTTCTCAGCGTGCTTCTGGCCCAGAAGAAGTTCATCTACCACTACAAGAACATGCGCTGGGCCAGAGGTCGACACGAGACCTACCTGTGCTTTGTGATCAAGAGGAGGGTTGGGCCCGACTCGCTCTCCTTTGACTTCGGACACCTGCGCAATCGCACCGGCTGCCAtgtagag ctgCTGTTTCTACGCCACCTGGGGGCTCTGTGTCCCGGCCTGTGGGGTACGGGTGGTGCCGGTGGTGGGGTGAGGTTGAGCTACTCCATCACCTGGTTCTGCTCCTGGTCTCCCTGCTCCGCCTGCTCCCACAGGCTGTCTGACTTCCTCAGCCGGACCCCCAACCTCCGCCTCCGGATCTTCGTGTCTCGTCTCTACTTCTGCGACCCGGAAGAcagcctggagagggaggggctccGTATGCTGAAGAGAGCCGGAGTAAACATCACTGTCATGAGttataaag ACTATTTCTACTGCTGGGAGACTTTTGTAGCTCGCAGAAAGACAGGCTTCAAGGCCTGGGACGGGCTTCACCACAACTCGGTTCGCCTGGCCAGGAAGCTCTACCGTATCCTACAG CCTTGTGAGACAGAAGATCTGAGAGATGCTTTCACGCTGCTGGGACTGTGA
- the nat14 gene encoding probable N-acetyltransferase 14, which produces MVKLELDQVVMRRMKEDDIETVKALIKEGCQGTENRLVLHLLTRPLCLLLLATISSFLRCLLHSFILALLVPVFLVIVYLKFTMPRYTGVLGTSRACWDYVGSSYRGPQDDTLSNPYARISGKTLGPKKKAKRRNVPKEKEESGEWVDPERERAAGQVWLADWDGEVVGCVAREGERRSGVRRICRVVVGCWYRREGLGRLLVQSLEQRERETGAGRVYAYVPCPSKAAEAFFRKLGYRLQGEGTYGEEEEEEERLEKAETGFLGFQITKVFFKDL; this is translated from the exons ATGGTGAAGCTGGAGCTCGATCAGGtggtgatgaggaggatgaaggaagaTGACATCGAGACAGTCAAAGCCCTCATAAAG gAGGGCTGTCAGGGCACAGAGAACCGCCTcgttctccacctcctcactcgccctctctgcctcctcctcctggccaccatctcctccttcctgcgcTGCCTCCTGCACTCCTTCATCCTGGCTCTGCTGGTCCCCGTGTTCCTCGTCATCGTCTACCTGAAGTTCACCATGCCCCGCTACACGGGGGTGCTGGGCACCAGCCGAGCCTGCTGGGACTATGTGGGCAGCAGCTACAGAGGACCGCAGGACGACACCCTGTCCAACCCCTACGCCAGGATCAGTGGGAAGACCCTGGGGCCCAAGAAG aAGGCCAAACGCAGGAATGTCcccaaggagaaggaggagtcggGGGAGTGGGTGgacccagagagggagagggcggcGGGGCAGGTGTGGTTGGCCGACTGGGATGGCGAGGTGGTGGGCTGCGTGGCCAGGGAGGGTGAGCGGCGCTCGGGCGTCAGGAGGAtctgcagggtggtggtgggctgCTGGTACAGGAGGGAGGGTCTGGGGCGACTGCTGGTCCAGAGcctggagcagagggagagggagacgggggcTGGCCGAGTCTACGCCTATGTCCCCTGCCCGTCGAAGGCGGCCGAGGCCTTCTTCAGGAAGCTGGGCTACCGGCTGCAGGGGGAGGGCACgtacggggaggaggaggaggaggaggagaggctggagaaagCGGAGACGGGGTTTCTGGGCTTCCAAATCACCAAGGTGTTTTTCAAAGACCTGTGA
- the LOC134023623 gene encoding adaptin ear-binding coat-associated protein 1-like, with translation MATEGEYESILCVKPDVNVYRIPPRASNRGFRAADWKLDTPDWTGRMRITARGKVAYVKLEDKISGELFAQAPVEEYPGIAVETVSDSSRYFVLRIQDESGRSAFIGIGFGDRGDSFDFNVALQDHFKWVKQEIEITKQSQTPDTTPKLDLGFKEGQTITLNIGQSRKRDKSRPQSAGGFGLLPPPPGGKLAPPPTYTSSNDNDDDDDDEDEESDTGCLLDLDSSNSNSVVQPPPPSQRFSCCRLRHVGRLLHFPKCCFYA, from the exons ATGGCGACCGAGGGGGAATACGAGTCGATCCTCTGTGTGAAACCTGACGTCAACGTTTACCGAATCCCACCGCGAGCATCGAATCGGGGTTTCAG GGCTGCAGACTGGAAGCTTGATACGCCCGACTGGACGGGCCGCATGCGAATAACGGCTCGGGGCAAAGTGGCCTACGTGAAGCTGGAGGACAAGATCTCAG GGGAACTATTCGCCCAGGCACCCGTCGAGGAGTACCCTGGCATCGCCGTGGAAACTGTTAGCGACTCCAGCCGTTACTTTGTGTTGCGTATCCAGGATGAGAGTG GTCGCAGTGCGTTCATAGGCATCGGCTTCGGGGACAGAGGAGACTCGTTCGACTTCAACGTAGCGCTGCAGGACCACTTCAA gtgggtGAAACAGGAGATTGAGATCACTAAGCAGTCTCAAACACCCGATACCACCCCTAAACTGGACCTGGGTTTCAAAGAGGGCCAAACCATCACCCTCAATATAGGG CAATCTAGAAAGAGGGATAAGTCCCGCCCTCAAAGTGCAGGTGGCTTCgggctccttcctcctccccccgggGGGAAATTAGCCCCTCCCCCGACATACACCTCCTCCAATGAcaacgacgacgacgacgacgatgaAGATGAAGAGAGTGATACAG GCTGTTTGCTGGACCTGGACAGCAGCAACTCCAACTCTGTagtgcagcccccccccccctcccaacgcTTCAGCTGCTGCCGGCTCAGACATGTGGGGAGACTTCTCCACTTCCCAAAA TGCTGTTTCTATGCCTGA